A stretch of DNA from Hemitrygon akajei chromosome 4, sHemAka1.3, whole genome shotgun sequence:
tgatgttgcctgacttggtGAATAATTTATTCTGTTTTATGATATATTTTAATCTTTTCAGATGCTGGGTGGAATCCCATGGCAGGTCTATTTTCAGAGAGTCCTTTCCGCTTCCTCTGCTACCTATGCACAAGTCCTCTCCTTTCTCGCTGCCTTCGGCTGCATAGTAATGGCCATCCCGTCTGTACTAATCGGTGCAATAGGAGCATCTACTGGTAAAGCAGACTCATTCGCACTGTATCACCTTGACCCATTACATCTGAACCATTCAATCCACTGAATAACTGTGCAGTAAATCGGTTTCTTTAATCTCTTCCCCATAATATTGCCATTTGTATCCTTTGAGAGATCTTAAGAATGCTGCCATTCTGTTTCATTCTACTGCAATTATTCTACTTTACTTATTTTTTGAAGttcaataaatgtactttgtatgaAGAGTCGGTGTTCGCATTTAAAATTTTCACTGCTCCTTGAACATTTCAAAACATGAAGCAATATGTCCATCTTTGTGCAGCACATTTGAGTGTCCCACCACTGTACGCCAGCATTTTATGGATCTAGAAAGGCAAATCACTGAAAGGCATTTTTGGAACTCACAGCTAGCCATCAAAGAGCCTAAAAGGGATTGAACTTGGCCATGATTTTTAACTGGTTAATGGGTGAaaaagctatatatatatatatatatatatatagctatattttaaatatatatcttTTTGTAAATTCAAACATTTTTGTGATACCAAAGGACAACCAAATGAAAGCCCCCCACATATAGTGTCAGTCAAGCTATGCAACTGATTAATTGGAGCATTTACTCCTTCATTGTCTAGTTATCCGCACAGTCTAATTGTAATAGATGAGTATTTTAAACCATTTGCGAAGCACCATCTTTTACTAGCTTGTATCAGTTATGTTTAGCAGGAATTATCTGTCAAAGGCTGTAGTCGTTTAAAATACATCAGTAAACCAAGTTCCATAGTCTTTATTTTCTCACTGATTATACTGGAAGGCTATCAACTTCATGTTTTGAACATATATCATTTCCATGTTGCTATTACATGTtgacaaattaaagatttatctAAACTACAAACCATGAAAATTCTTCTTGCCACAATTTATATGAATCAAATATTTGAATACATTCCTTTTTGCCCACAGATTATTATGAACTGCGTGTCATTTATATTAAGATCTTCCTTTTTTTTAGACTGGAATCAAACTTCCTATGGCTTGCCGGACCCTAAAAGCAGGAATGAGACTGACATGATTTTGCCCATAGTGCTGCAGCATCTGTGCCCGTCCTACGTGTCCTTTTTCGGCCTTGGcgcagtctctgctgcagtgatGTCTTCCGCTGATTCTTCTATCTTATCAGCAAGTTCTATGTTCGCTCGGAATATTTACCATCTTGCTTTCAGACAAGAGGTAAGCTTAGATTTCAATACAGTGGtaattcattttcttacaagcaATGAGTCACTGATTATTTTGTGCTTTTAGGATTTAGAAATACATGATATGTTCTTGCATCATATTCATtctatttaaataatattttctCCAAAATGAATGAAATGGgtttatgtgggggggggggagaagagatttAAGAAAAATTATATTCAAAGTCAGAAATGACCAATATGTTTACTGACAGAACtgctccaaagatgctgcctggcctgctgagctcctccagcattttgtgtgcgttgctcggatttcctgcatctgcagattctcgctCGTTTGCACTCATGtcataatgctgtttctggatttcagttcggcattcaacacgACTGTCCCACTGACCTTGGTAACCAGATTCCTACTCTTTGGCCTaactacaccactgtgcaacttcCTAACAAACAagcctcagatagtcaggatgcacaaccgctCCTCCCTACCCATCATCCTCAATACGggtgccccccagggttgtgtgcagaacccactgctgtacactctgctcacccACGGCCAAACACCCAGGCAATCACATAatcaagttttctgatgacaagacagtggtggggctcatcacaaCCATGGTAACGATGGCCTAGAGGGAGCAGGTGCCAGACagataacctcttccttaatgtcaaagacaaaggaaatgattatcgacttcaggagaactcacgtCATGCACgccccctctttacatcagtggcacagcagtggaaactgcaagtagTTTCAAACTCcttggagtgcacatcacacacaacctctcatggtcccagaatacATCCTACACtttcaggaaagctcaccaaaacCTCTGCTTTCTGAAGACAGCTGGACTTTGTACATCCATACTCACGTCATTTTAcaaatgtgcagtagagagcatcctaacaggcTGAGTCACTGATTGGTACAGAAATTGCACTGCGGCAAATAGGAAAGGtgctacaacaggtagtcaaaactttTCAACACATCACTAGCACCAGCCTAACTGCCAACAAGGATATGTATATACAGAacagtgccagaaaagggccagtaacatcatgaaggatcccacccaccctgctcatgaactgtttgtcccactcacatcagggaggaggctatgtagcatccatgccaggaccaccggactcaaaaacagctactttccccaagcaataagactgatcaacacctccacccagtaactccaccactactttattattaacCGAGCATCACGTCATGGAAGTACAAACACTTTTTTTGGAATATTATTGTGCTCTTCATCTTTTGtggatttttgtgctgcatcaagtCTGGACAACAATTACctcattctccttacacttgtgtatagGGAATGACAGTGaactatcttgaatcttgaaaagaaAAATACTCTAAATGATCGAGTGCCAAACATCAAATGAAATGAATCACAaacctaataaaaatagcaaaagAAATAACCATGTAATGGAATTTTTTGGACTGCATTACCTGAAAATGGTGGAAGCAACTTTATTAATAACTTGCAGGAAGAGAGTGAATAAATAGCTTAAGTGAAATAAATTACAGGGCTCTGTGGtataaataattattttaaagAGCTCCCAATGGCAaaaggcctgttgctgtgctacaTCATGCTATGATTCTTTTGTACAAAGTAGCTAAACATGAAGTTGTACAATAAATGGTACAATAGTTGTTGTTTTGTAGGTCAAAGTCTATACTTCAACAGAGGCTAAGGGAGAGACCTGTAATCCTCAGTGATGTTAAGTTGCTAAAGAGAATGGTGCAATATACTCACCTCATTTGTATACTCTGTGAATTCAGTTCTTGTGGGAAACCCAGATTACTTTAATTTCTCACAGTCATGTCATGGTAATTAATATTTTCTCAAAATAATTATTTATTGCAGGCCACAGACAAGGAAATAGTGTGGGTAATGCGAATCACCATATTCCTGTTTGGAGGAGCTGCAACATCTATGGCACTGTTGGCTAAATCAATCTATGGCCTCTGGTATCTGAGCTCAGATCTTGTCTACGTTATTATTTTCCCTCAGTTAATATCAGTGCTCTTCATCAAGGGAACAAACACATACGGCTCCATTGCTGGATATATCATTGGCTTTTTGCTTCGAATTAGTGGTGGCGAACCATATTTACATATGCAGCCATTTATTTTTTACCCTGGATGTTACTTAGAGCATACATTTGGAGCTGATCCTGTTTATGTTCAAAGATTTCCCTTTAAAACTATGGCCATGTTATTCTCCTTCCTGGGCAATGTTGGTGTTTCGTATCTGGCCAAGCACCTGTTCGAAAGTGGAATATTGCCACAAAAATTAGACTTCCTTGACAGCGTTGTGTCACAACACAGTAAGGAAAACATGGACAAAACATCCTTGGTGAACCATGACAATATTACTTTGTCCGAGCTGGTACGTGTTAATGTAAAGAACAGTGCTTCACTCAATGCTGCTTTCACCAATAAGGTAGCATTTGAAGACACTGTGACAACTCCTGAATTTTCTAAGTCAGACAATGATTGATGCTACACCCTTTCatgtgttcagtgttcagtgcaATTATAGGCAATCAAAGACAATAAATTAATAATATAAACTAAATTAGCATTTTAGCAGGCATTGGTATTTTTAGCAAGGAAGGTTGTTTATATCAGTGCTTTACTGATAATTATTCTCTTAAATACTGTTGTACAGTATTGTTTTAATTCATACATGTGAAATCAAGTTGAGCTATAAATTTTAAATCTAGGTAGATCATGGACTGTAGCAACTTTATGTTGCTATAGTGCAGATACATAGTGCCATCATttatgtggatagagtggtgttGTGTGTCTTTATATACGTGGAATCATGAATTCATTCCCCCTGCATTTTATCCATGAAATAATTATCTCAACTTTTACAGATGCAATGTATTTGTCCATTTATTTTCCCACCTCCATGCACCTATACATTTTTATATAGGTTCGAGTATACATCAATATAGCTGGCCAGTGttatagtggcatctgcaccagactttgaggccagtggtcctgggttcgaatctggcGGCTCTTTGcacatgctgggttgagcatcgagctagcaactcagcctcgtaaaaaaatacagacaaatgctaaagaactACGAGACACTCAATGCACCACAAGACTTGGAAAGGAACAACAGCAATAATCAACGTGTATACATAAATAAAGGATGCTGGGAAGTCAGTTAGTATTTGGCTGTTTATAACTAATCAAGTATCAAAATATTTAATGATACTCCCCCATAGTACTCTTTTAATTAATCATTGAATTGATAACTTAGATCCTCTTTCATCACATTTGGATTGTTTGTTAAAAGCAAATCATGCAAATTTATTTCTCATTTACAATAACCAAAGTGATATTTGTACAAGTGACTTAAGAATCTACATTATGAAATGAATATAACAATTAAGTGTCATTAATCTTTAGGATTAGAATAGTAATCTATTTATGAAACTAGATAGATTTCAATATTATCTGCATCTTTGAAATCTGCAGTACCAATCAAACTATAATTTAGATTACATTTATTGTTCTAATTGTGAAGACCACTGTTCAATTAAAGAGCAATCCTAGAGATATTTTAAAAGCTGAGGGGCAGGAAATTTCTTCTAAGACATTATTAACATGATTTTTTTCTGACGCTAAGGGAATTGAATACAtagactatttatttatatttgtttttGTACTTCACACTCTATCATGAgatttaaataaaatatttcaGATCAAGTGCTGTAAATGTAATGCAGGATTTGGactttaatatatttttataatCTGTTAAAGCTTAATGGAATAATGTTCTGTCTTTTGGCCACCTGGAGCAGATAACAGAATGTAGATGTGTTTTTCACCTGGTAGGTGATCATATTTTTTTGCAGTATTACTTTGCTTTCTCTCTGCCACATGGGGCCAAATTCCTCAGGATCTGCAGCAGACCCCTATACCTACTCTAGAGGGAACAATTGAACACCTTGGAAAACAATTCAGCATTAGTAAAAATTGGTGTAGACTTTATTCCAGAGGTTTACACCTTCTTTTTAAGTGGTAACTGTTGTCGAGAAGTTAGAGTCTGGATCTAACAGTGGAAATCTCCACCCTGAACAGAGGCATTTTAGGACAAACATGAGTCCTACCCATGGGGTTCATGCTATGTATAAAATTGAGGTATTCTCATGATGCCTCAAAAGTGAATCAAATCAGTGCTTTTAATCAGAGGATGAGGAGGATGTAGCAGAGGCTAACAAGATCTAGGCAACAAATTCTGAAAGGTGGTATCTATGAAAGTTCCCAGGTGCATGGGTAGAGGGCACAATCTTTAATCCAGCAAACTCAGTAGGAGTCAATGATTTTGAGATTGTGTTCTAAGGAATTTAGATTCACTAACTCCTTGATTTGCACTCTGCCGGTTTCAGCATCAATAATAATTGCCAACTCATAACATCTGGATATTATTCCTCTAGTTTTCTTTCAACATCACCTAGTGTGTCATAAATACCATTTATGAAGcccaattctttttcttttcctttttttctggATCTTAATACCTCACTGTTTAATATCAATTCATGTGATGgtgcttgttctttttttctcaACTAGCCTGACTTGAAAGTTCACCATAGTTTGCAAATTTGAAAAGTTGATTTAGGCAAATGCTTTGCTGTGCTGagggattttaaaaaaaggagcaaTAAGTTGAAAATATTAACATTAGAAGTAATAAAGGAAAGCAAatagaatttatttttaaaatagcatGGGTCAGTGGAATATACAATCAGACAAATACATTACATAGGCAATATAAAGAATTAAATATTAGATTTCTAACAACAAAGTATTGAAGGATTTAATAGGACAGCAGGCAAGGTTGATCTTTTATGCCAAAATGGCCATCTTCTCAATATACACATTCCTGAATAATGTTGTGTTAATTCATCTGAAATATTGACATTCAGGGATTATTGCTAAGGCTTGCAGTAACAATTCTAAAAATTTTACTCTAACAATTTAATTTCACGGTGATCAGAAATTTtgaatgttgtaaagtgaaggTTTGATAGAAGGCAAAGCCTTTACTTGTGGAGACATGACATTCTGAGAGTGAAAGAACGTATTTAACCTGTTCCAATCATTAAAGCATTGCAGGAAATCTATTTGTGGTTGAGGAGTTAAAAATGGGATGCTTTTGAATATCTTTTGTTAATTGGATTTGAATGGGGGCTAAGAAACGAACAAAATTAAAAATGGGATAATATACTAATAGAATGCAAAATGCAAATTTTTAGATACCTAACCTATGTAAAATAGTTATAAGCTAAATAAGAGATTTAAAACTGATAAAACATGTAATGTGTAAGGTTTTTGTAGTAAACCTTATTTTTAATAATTTGTCAATATGAATTTCTTGTTCTTTAATTTGCACTTCTACTTTAACAGATATAGATGATGTGAGTTGACAATATAATGTATAATATGCCTCAGATAATCATAATACTATGTTGTAAATGTACAGTGTATATACACAATGTATATTTTCATTCGTGCCAAAGTTGTTATCTGAGGATTCAATCTAACATGTTTGAATGAAGCTTCATTTGTGTATTCATCCTATACGGAATGGCATTGTAGTCAGATGTGTTTTTCAGAAAGCAGACTGTGAACTATGTCTTCCTTTCTTTCAGGACAGTAGCTATTTACAAACTGTCCACAACAGCTAATCCTGTTGTTCATAATGCAAAGCTAATAAAATAAATCATGTGATTTAACGATTGCCACgtttttaatatacagcatatATTTGTTAAATTTTGGTGAGTAAATTTAATTATAGTGAAGCATCAGCATTAAATGTGAAAAATGTGCCAGGCAGGATCTTTCTTAGTGTAATTTCAACAGCCACTTGGGTGCATATAGTGCTTATAATGcagtcaaagcatttcataacacTTGACAGAAGGAAGGACAACTGTTGCAAATGATTTAATGAAGGCTTCTAACAGATATTGCTTGAGAAACTTCAAGTTGGTGAGAGAGGTAGAAACACTAGCCAAGCCAGTGTTTTACTAAGTTGTAACAGTACGTCATCATTCTTGCGTTCTATGCCATGCCCACTGAAGGCAAGCTTCTCAACCACCTTCTAAACAATCCCATCTACCCGTTCTGCCTCCGTCAGGGATCTATGGATTTGTACCTCAAGGTCTCTAGGCCACGGCTTTTCCGCAACAGTGATAGAAGATTTATTGGACCATGATTTCCTGATTCATCCCTGTTGCCCCTCTTGAATACAGGAAAACATTAGCTATCCTTTTCTCATACAGAAACTCATCTGTAGCTTGTAAGGATGCAAAAACCTCCATCAGGTCTCCAGCAATTTGCTCTGTCCTGTCCTGTAGTTGTGTAGCCTACCTCTCATCTGTCCTGGAGATTTAGCCACTCTTATATATGTAACAGAGTTGAAAGCAAGCAGATAGTGAGTTGAATAATGGAACCTGAGGAGATTACAGAGTTAGAGCTGGACAAGTGTGTGCAAATTATTGTAAAGATTATCAATTCAGTATGCTGGGCAATCATGATCCAATAAAAGTATTTGAATCAGAACAAATCAAAAAATGACATGGATGGCAAAATTTGCCTGAATTTGAAGTTTGTGCAGCAGAGATCTGGAGACTAACAAGAAGATACAGAAGTTGAGCCTGAAGGCAATGCAGTTAGAGAAGAGAGGCTCAGAATTGAAATCCTTGACAGCCAAGATTGAAATCCTTGATGGCCAAGAATTAATGGAATTGAGATGGTCATTCAAGCCAAAGTCaatgtccaaagttcaaagtaaagttcaaagtacatatatgtcaccatatacaactctgagattctattttattgtgtgcatactggtaaatccaataaccataatagaatcaatgaaagaccacaccctacagcagtgtgcaaaagaaatcagaataaataataataataaacaaataagcaataaatattgagatcatgagaggaagagtccttgaaagtgaatccataggttgtgggaagagttcagtgatagggcaagtgaaggtatcccctttggttgaagatcttgatggttgaggagtaataacagcCCCTGAGTCTAGtgttgtgaatcctgaggctcctgagccttcttcctgatggcagcagctgggTGGTGAGGTCCCTgttggtggatgctgctttcctgtgacaatgtgtagatgtgctcaagggcatatgtacaaaattaagggggggaagtttaggggagatatcaggggtaagttttttacacagagggttgtgagtgcctggaatgacttgccagggatggtggtggaggctaaaccattaggggtatttaagagcctcttggacaggcacatggatgaaagaaaaatagagggttatggggtagtgtgggtttagtactttttttaatggattatatgggttggcacaacatggagggctgaagggcctgtactgtgctgtaatgttctatggttctatggtgtgaagggctttacccttgatggactgggccatatcgaCTATTTTTGTAGGACTTTCAATTCattggcatt
This window harbors:
- the LOC140726764 gene encoding high-affinity choline transporter 1 gives rise to the protein MTVHIDGIVAIVLFYLLILFVGLWAAWKNKNSASEGAIDRSEAIMIGERDIGLLVGGFTMTATWVGGGYINGTAEAVYVPGYGLAWAQAPFGYALSLVVGGLFFAKPMRARGYVTMLDPFQQIYGKRMGGLIFIPALLGEIFWSAAILSALGATLSVIVDIDISLSVTISAVIAIFYTLMGGLYSVAYTDVVQLFCIFLGLWISIPFAMLNPAVTDITRTANHEVYQEPWMGTINSKDILNWIDNFLLLMLGGIPWQVYFQRVLSASSATYAQVLSFLAAFGCIVMAIPSVLIGAIGASTDWNQTSYGLPDPKSRNETDMILPIVLQHLCPSYVSFFGLGAVSAAVMSSADSSILSASSMFARNIYHLAFRQEATDKEIVWVMRITIFLFGGAATSMALLAKSIYGLWYLSSDLVYVIIFPQLISVLFIKGTNTYGSIAGYIIGFLLRISGGEPYLHMQPFIFYPGCYLEHTFGADPVYVQRFPFKTMAMLFSFLGNVGVSYLAKHLFESGILPQKLDFLDSVVSQHSKENMDKTSLVNHDNITLSELVRVNVKNSASLNAAFTNKVAFEDTVTTPEFSKSDND